Proteins encoded within one genomic window of Pseudodesulfovibrio senegalensis:
- a CDS encoding sigma-54-dependent transcriptional regulator: MPIRVLVVDDDAPFQGLLVDALTELGYEVETASTAEEGVEKARAGRFDLALHDVKLPGMSGIEALPHLADAAPTMDVIVMTGYATKGSGVEAMKRGAYDYFTKPFSISEMDVVIRRALEKRKLEQELETLKRNLRVDSPLGNIIGQSRPMQLVKERIERVAELDADVLVVGETGTGKELVSDTIHALSARASGPFVKLNCAAIPENLLESELFGHEKGAFTGANAVKKGRFEQARGGTILLDEIGDMPLHLQPKLLRAVEQKQVERLGGMAPISFDVRIIAATNRELEKRVAEGEFRSDLFYRLNIATIALPALRERMDDLPQLAERFIQRANRRLGTDIAGISPEAMGIMMAYDWPGNVRQLANAVERAAIFCKGSHITPAEVDLAFSRAVPQGGVQGVPVALDPDTTLKQAMQDYERTLISEAMTRTGGVQTEAAALLGISPKNLWNKIRKHGLDPMEFVQT, encoded by the coding sequence ATGCCCATACGCGTGCTTGTTGTTGATGATGATGCCCCGTTTCAGGGGCTTTTGGTGGATGCCCTGACAGAACTGGGCTACGAGGTGGAAACCGCGTCCACGGCTGAAGAGGGCGTGGAAAAGGCCCGTGCCGGGCGTTTCGATCTTGCCCTGCACGACGTGAAGTTGCCGGGCATGTCCGGCATCGAGGCGCTGCCGCATCTGGCCGATGCCGCGCCGACCATGGATGTGATCGTCATGACCGGATACGCCACCAAGGGCTCGGGCGTGGAGGCCATGAAGCGGGGCGCCTACGACTATTTCACCAAGCCGTTCAGTATTTCCGAGATGGACGTCGTCATTCGGCGCGCTTTGGAAAAACGCAAGCTTGAACAGGAGCTTGAGACACTCAAGCGCAATCTGCGCGTGGACAGCCCGCTGGGGAACATCATCGGGCAGAGCCGCCCCATGCAACTGGTCAAGGAGCGCATCGAACGCGTGGCCGAACTGGATGCGGACGTGCTGGTGGTGGGCGAGACCGGCACGGGCAAGGAACTGGTTTCCGACACCATTCATGCCCTGAGTGCCCGTGCTTCCGGGCCGTTCGTCAAGCTCAACTGCGCGGCCATTCCCGAAAACCTGTTGGAAAGCGAATTGTTCGGCCATGAAAAGGGCGCGTTCACCGGGGCCAACGCCGTGAAGAAGGGTAGGTTCGAGCAGGCGCGCGGCGGCACCATTCTGCTGGACGAAATCGGCGACATGCCCTTGCATTTGCAGCCGAAACTGCTGCGCGCCGTGGAACAGAAACAGGTGGAGCGTCTGGGGGGCATGGCGCCCATATCCTTTGATGTACGCATCATAGCCGCCACCAACCGGGAACTGGAAAAACGTGTGGCCGAAGGCGAGTTTCGCTCCGACCTTTTCTACCGCCTGAACATCGCCACCATCGCCCTGCCCGCCCTGCGCGAACGCATGGACGACCTGCCTCAGCTGGCCGAGCGGTTCATCCAGCGCGCCAACCGCAGGCTGGGCACGGACATAGCCGGCATTTCGCCTGAGGCCATGGGCATCATGATGGCCTATGACTGGCCCGGCAACGTGCGCCAGCTGGCCAACGCCGTGGAGCGCGCCGCCATATTCTGCAAGGGCAGCCACATCACGCCCGCCGAGGTGGACCTGGCCTTTTCCCGTGCCGTGCCGCAGGGCGGGGTGCAGGGCGTTCCCGTGGCGCTGGACCCGGATACCACGCTCAAGCAGGCCATGCAGGATTATGAGCGCACCCTTATCAGCGAGGCCATGACCCGCACGGGCGGCGTGCAGACCGAGGCCGCGGCCCTGCTGGGCATCTCTCCCAAGAACCTCTGGAACAAGATCCGCAAGCATGGTCTGGACCCCATGGAGTTTGTTCAGACCTGA
- a CDS encoding TadE/TadG family type IV pilus assembly protein has product MNRSRHNDHERSAGSRAGATAVEVGLLLPIVFMLIMGVIESGALCYSWLTVQRAAQEGARFAATGQGYEEGTRKTRIVEATSAMLDPLENGQKIITMRSWPDHSATGDGVEGNPGEPCQVVEVRVVYKYTPFTPLVSNMLPEVITLLGSGRKVNEPWYPCERASEGG; this is encoded by the coding sequence ATGAACCGTTCACGCCACAACGACCACGAACGCAGCGCCGGTTCCCGCGCCGGAGCCACGGCCGTGGAAGTGGGCCTGCTGCTGCCCATCGTGTTCATGCTGATCATGGGTGTCATCGAAAGCGGTGCCCTGTGCTACTCGTGGCTCACGGTGCAGCGCGCGGCCCAGGAAGGAGCCCGCTTTGCGGCCACCGGCCAGGGCTATGAGGAAGGCACCCGCAAGACGCGGATCGTGGAGGCCACGTCCGCCATGCTCGATCCGCTTGAAAACGGACAGAAAATCATCACCATGCGCAGCTGGCCCGACCATTCGGCCACCGGCGACGGCGTCGAGGGCAACCCCGGCGAACCGTGTCAGGTGGTGGAGGTCCGGGTCGTATACAAATACACGCCCTTCACCCCGCTTGTGTCCAACATGCTTCCCGAGGTTATCACGCTGCTCGGTTCGGGCCGAAAGGTGAACGAGCCGTGGTATCCCTGCGAACGTGCATCAGAAGGCGGATAG
- a CDS encoding TadE/TadG family type IV pilus assembly protein encodes MNTNDSKRSGMAATELALMLPFIFLLLFMLVEGANAMHMYSSLQEASREGARLVLMEGESADVTSLVRALVSDVPPESLTTTVNTVESEVTVIVSCQYTPFNGGEDGYEFLTGSNDPFVLKAQTTMPRQ; translated from the coding sequence ATGAACACAAACGACTCCAAACGCAGCGGGATGGCCGCGACCGAACTGGCACTGATGCTGCCATTCATTTTTCTGCTGCTTTTCATGCTCGTGGAAGGGGCCAACGCCATGCATATGTATTCGTCCCTGCAGGAGGCCAGCCGCGAAGGCGCGCGACTGGTACTTATGGAAGGCGAATCCGCGGACGTGACCTCGCTGGTCCGGGCGCTGGTATCCGATGTTCCGCCGGAAAGCCTGACCACCACGGTCAACACGGTGGAATCCGAAGTCACGGTCATAGTCAGTTGTCAATACACGCCCTTCAACGGAGGCGAAGATGGATACGAATTTCTCACGGGCAGCAACGACCCGTTCGTTCTCAAGGCTCAGACAACCATGCCCCGGCAATAG
- a CDS encoding AAA family ATPase, with amino-acid sequence MDSRIIPVTLALADPEQQKHMQAMIESMPAVRLQPEDAETMGVLVYEPGPSVNEDLPHILQALESGQAEDVYLAGAAPDPDLLIRAMRHGIREFLRYPVAQDDFRAALMRTAMRANLESDGSRGRIVTVLGAKPGMGVTTMAVNLAVAANRAAPGSVALLDLRQPAGDAPLFLDLAPEYTWGDLVGDITRLDATYLRSVMAEHESGLHVLPAPQDATLPDDHELYMILEHLRQAYDLVVVDASISEMDELPKEVELADSLLLVTELGMPALSRTARVLKRLRSLDPDAQRRVRLVVNRHLPDSGVDVGEAEAVLDTNVAWAVPHDYPAALSAMNQGVPMVDAAPRSAASRMLERMAAELAPNADAPRKQAFSLRGLVDRVLRRGGDTATAPERTPETVRAGS; translated from the coding sequence ATGGATAGCCGTATCATTCCCGTGACCCTGGCCCTTGCGGACCCGGAACAGCAAAAGCACATGCAGGCCATGATCGAGTCCATGCCCGCCGTGCGGTTGCAGCCCGAGGACGCCGAAACCATGGGCGTGCTGGTCTATGAGCCCGGCCCGAGCGTGAACGAGGACCTGCCGCATATCCTTCAGGCGTTGGAATCCGGGCAGGCCGAAGACGTGTATCTGGCCGGGGCTGCGCCGGACCCGGACCTGCTGATCCGGGCCATGCGGCACGGCATTCGAGAATTTCTGCGTTATCCGGTGGCACAGGACGATTTCCGCGCAGCGCTCATGCGCACGGCCATGCGCGCCAATCTGGAATCCGATGGATCGCGCGGTCGCATCGTCACGGTGCTGGGCGCCAAGCCCGGCATGGGCGTGACCACCATGGCCGTGAATCTGGCCGTGGCCGCCAACCGGGCCGCCCCCGGAAGCGTGGCCCTGCTGGATTTGCGCCAGCCCGCGGGGGACGCGCCCCTGTTCCTGGACCTTGCTCCCGAATACACCTGGGGCGATCTGGTGGGCGACATCACCCGGCTGGACGCCACCTATCTGCGCAGCGTCATGGCCGAGCACGAGTCCGGCCTGCATGTGCTGCCCGCGCCGCAGGACGCGACCCTGCCCGACGACCATGAATTGTACATGATTCTGGAACACCTGCGGCAGGCCTATGATCTGGTGGTGGTGGACGCCTCCATTTCGGAGATGGACGAACTGCCCAAGGAAGTGGAGCTGGCCGACTCGCTGCTGCTGGTCACGGAACTGGGCATGCCCGCCCTGTCGCGCACGGCCCGCGTGCTCAAGCGGTTGCGCTCGCTGGACCCGGACGCGCAGCGCCGCGTTCGGCTGGTGGTCAACCGCCATCTTCCGGATTCGGGGGTGGACGTTGGCGAAGCCGAAGCCGTGCTGGACACCAACGTGGCCTGGGCCGTTCCCCATGATTATCCGGCCGCGCTTTCGGCCATGAATCAGGGCGTGCCCATGGTGGACGCGGCACCCAGGTCCGCAGCCTCGCGCATGCTGGAACGCATGGCCGCAGAACTGGCACCGAATGCGGATGCGCCGCGCAAGCAGGCCTTTTCCCTCAGGGGACTCGTGGACCGTGTGCTCAGGCGTGGCGGCGACACGGCAACGGCCCCGGAGCGCACTCCTGAAACCGTGAGGGCAGGATCATGA
- a CDS encoding Flp family type IVb pilin: MIRTKQLICDEDGATALEYGLIAALIAAAIVTAVTALGTNVAGTFNGIASKMTVTP, from the coding sequence ATGATCAGGACCAAGCAACTCATTTGCGACGAAGATGGTGCAACCGCTCTGGAATACGGCCTGATCGCCGCCTTGATCGCCGCCGCCATCGTGACCGCGGTCACCGCGCTCGGCACCAACGTGGCCGGTACGTTCAACGGCATTGCTTCCAAGATGACCGTGACCCCGTAA
- a CDS encoding Flp family type IVb pilin, with product MTKMMQLIRSDEGATALEYGLIAALIAAAIVTAVTALGTNVSGTFNGIASKMTVTP from the coding sequence ATGACCAAGATGATGCAGCTCATCCGCAGTGACGAAGGCGCAACCGCTCTGGAATACGGCCTGATCGCCGCCCTGATCGCCGCCGCCATCGTGACCGCGGTCACCGCGCTCGGCACCAACGTTTCCGGCACGTTCAACGGCATCGCTTCCAAGATGACCGTGACCCCGTAA
- a CDS encoding vWA domain-containing protein, whose amino-acid sequence MDTNFSRAATTRSFSRLRQPCPGNSRSGAVSILMGVVVSALVLSVGLAVDLGNLYMAKTKLQAAVDSAALAGSLELPYDPDVSNGRVVAAVNAMLEKNYPDAEVESITSGSDIRSVNVLAKANVSTLLMGVAGITDKWISAKASAGFNKLEVVFVVDNSGSMKGTPINMVRAAALNLVDLILPDGADPGSKVGLVPFKGTVRLQDDVQDGLPAGCRNWDGSEYTGMHEDFMPMYWALPDYYRNWVTLDTCSGIPKSHGLTGDKYAITQTLNRMDAQGVWSGTIIPMGMKWGRLMLTPGAPYPQAGDPEEYRKILILLTDGDNEDGGCGGRYAQSYEPNNYWTNAYYGMGVDSAHCEDGGQLNSDMLEQAQLAKDSDIEIFTIRFGNSDTTDVALMKQIASSKPGTDDHYFDAPSVYDIDDVFKKIGRHLGWRLLN is encoded by the coding sequence ATGGATACGAATTTCTCACGGGCAGCAACGACCCGTTCGTTCTCAAGGCTCAGACAACCATGCCCCGGCAATAGCCGCAGCGGTGCGGTGAGCATCCTCATGGGCGTGGTCGTCAGCGCCCTGGTGCTTTCCGTGGGTCTGGCCGTGGACCTCGGCAACCTGTACATGGCCAAGACCAAACTGCAGGCGGCCGTGGACTCGGCAGCACTGGCAGGCAGCCTGGAACTGCCCTACGACCCGGACGTGAGCAACGGACGCGTGGTTGCGGCAGTCAACGCCATGCTTGAAAAGAACTATCCGGACGCGGAAGTGGAAAGCATCACCTCAGGCAGCGACATCCGCAGCGTGAACGTGCTGGCCAAGGCCAACGTATCCACCCTGCTCATGGGCGTGGCCGGCATCACGGACAAATGGATTTCCGCCAAGGCCTCGGCGGGCTTCAACAAGCTCGAGGTGGTTTTCGTGGTGGACAACTCCGGTTCCATGAAAGGCACGCCCATCAACATGGTGCGCGCCGCAGCCCTGAACCTTGTGGACCTGATCCTGCCCGATGGCGCCGATCCCGGCTCCAAGGTTGGCTTGGTGCCCTTCAAGGGAACCGTGCGCCTGCAGGACGACGTGCAGGACGGCCTGCCCGCAGGATGCCGCAACTGGGACGGCTCCGAATACACGGGCATGCACGAGGACTTCATGCCCATGTACTGGGCCCTGCCCGACTACTACCGCAACTGGGTCACGCTGGACACATGCTCCGGCATTCCCAAGTCCCATGGCCTGACCGGGGACAAGTACGCCATCACCCAGACCCTCAACCGCATGGATGCCCAGGGCGTCTGGTCCGGCACCATCATTCCCATGGGCATGAAATGGGGCCGCCTGATGTTGACCCCCGGCGCACCCTACCCGCAGGCCGGAGACCCGGAAGAATACAGAAAGATCCTGATCCTGCTCACGGACGGCGACAACGAGGACGGCGGCTGCGGCGGCCGGTATGCCCAGAGCTACGAGCCCAACAACTACTGGACCAACGCATACTACGGCATGGGCGTGGACTCGGCCCACTGCGAAGACGGCGGGCAGCTCAACAGCGACATGCTGGAACAGGCCCAACTGGCCAAGGATTCGGACATCGAGATCTTTACCATCCGCTTCGGCAACTCGGACACCACGGACGTGGCCCTCATGAAACAGATCGCATCCAGCAAGCCGGGCACGGACGACCACTATTTCGATGCGCCTTCGGTGTACGACATCGACGACGTTTTCAAGAAGATCGGCAGACACCTCGGCTGGCGTTTGCTCAACTAG
- a CDS encoding Flp family type IVb pilin: protein MTKMMQLIRNDEGATALEYGLIAALIAAAIVTAVTALGTNVSGTFNGIASKMTVTP from the coding sequence ATGACCAAGATGATGCAGCTTATCCGTAATGACGAAGGCGCAACCGCTCTGGAATACGGCCTGATCGCCGCCCTGATCGCCGCCGCCATCGTGACCGCAGTCACCGCACTCGGCACCAACGTTTCCGGCACGTTCAACGGCATCGCATCCAAGATGACCGTGACTCCGTAG
- a CDS encoding type II and III secretion system protein family protein, with product MKTSYAIRILTVALCALLCSGVARAGERVDSDAAKVVRVVAGKSVVLNTDRPVTRVSIADPETAGMLLLSPRQIYLTGKEFGTTSLTLWDGPGVMDVYDVQVIPDVTGLKRMLHELLPSEDRIKVMANAENITLAGTVTDAASLTAALNLAETVAPEKVVNLMRMDGVQQVMLEVRVAEMTRTALQRMGVNFEAWTDDFLFYSFLNNLTSFNNDGTLIQLTDRINSVMRYNGSGNIGMNAFLDALKAHGLARVLAEPNLICVSGETANFLAGGEVPIPIPQSFGTVAIEFKPFGVGLKFTPTVMSAGAINLQVAPEVSDLDYSRALRFDGYEIPAISTRRATTVVELADGQSFAIAGLISESLKENNQRFPVLGDVPILGSLFRSSDYQEDKTELVIIVTAHLVKPLDTDQQSLPTDGFRKPDDYEFYLLGLLEGKDSASGSDPRMFPPREKVSSGSVVRPESGFDGDVGHAWPK from the coding sequence ATGAAGACTTCATATGCAATACGAATCCTGACCGTGGCGCTGTGCGCACTGCTGTGTTCGGGCGTGGCCCGGGCCGGGGAGCGCGTGGATTCGGACGCGGCCAAGGTCGTGCGCGTGGTGGCCGGGAAATCCGTGGTGCTGAACACGGACAGGCCCGTGACCCGCGTGTCCATCGCCGATCCGGAAACCGCCGGGATGCTGCTGCTTTCGCCCCGGCAGATTTATCTGACCGGCAAGGAATTCGGCACCACCTCCCTGACCCTGTGGGACGGCCCCGGCGTCATGGACGTGTACGACGTGCAGGTCATCCCGGACGTGACCGGACTCAAGCGCATGCTGCACGAGCTTCTGCCGTCCGAGGACCGCATCAAGGTCATGGCCAATGCCGAGAACATCACACTGGCCGGAACCGTGACCGACGCGGCCAGCCTGACCGCGGCCCTGAACCTTGCCGAGACCGTGGCCCCGGAAAAGGTGGTCAACCTCATGCGCATGGACGGGGTGCAGCAGGTCATGCTGGAGGTCCGCGTGGCCGAAATGACCCGCACGGCCCTGCAGCGCATGGGTGTGAACTTCGAGGCCTGGACCGACGATTTCCTGTTCTATTCGTTCCTGAACAACCTGACCAGCTTCAACAACGACGGAACGCTCATCCAGCTCACCGACCGCATCAACAGCGTCATGCGCTACAACGGTTCCGGCAACATCGGCATGAACGCGTTTCTGGACGCGCTCAAGGCCCATGGCCTTGCCCGGGTGCTGGCCGAGCCGAACCTCATCTGCGTAAGCGGCGAAACAGCCAATTTCCTTGCGGGCGGCGAGGTGCCCATTCCCATCCCCCAGTCCTTCGGCACCGTGGCCATCGAGTTCAAGCCCTTTGGCGTGGGTCTCAAGTTCACGCCCACGGTCATGAGCGCCGGGGCCATCAACCTGCAGGTGGCGCCCGAAGTTTCGGATCTGGATTATTCCCGAGCCCTGCGCTTTGACGGATACGAAATTCCGGCCATTTCCACGCGCCGGGCCACAACCGTGGTGGAACTGGCCGACGGCCAGAGTTTCGCCATTGCCGGCCTGATCAGCGAATCCCTCAAGGAAAACAACCAGCGCTTTCCGGTGCTGGGCGATGTTCCGATCCTCGGAAGCCTGTTCCGCAGCTCGGATTATCAGGAAGACAAGACCGAATTGGTGATCATCGTCACCGCGCATCTGGTCAAGCCGCTGGACACGGACCAGCAGTCCCTGCCCACGGACGGGTTCCGCAAGCCCGACGATTACGAATTCTACCTGCTGGGCCTTTTGGAAGGGAAGGACTCGGCTTCCGGGTCGGACCCGCGCATGTTCCCGCCCCGGGAAAAGGTTTCGTCCGGCAGCGTTGTGCGGCCCGAGTCCGGATTTGACGGCGACGTGGGCCACGCATGGCCCAAATAA
- the pstA gene encoding phosphate ABC transporter permease PstA — protein MVHDSIADQITDDTGLNTRRKLTQEFWFFLFRMAVVINGLALFIIVGYMVYYGLPAISWDFLTGLPTEGGLAGGILPCIMGTFYLSMGSMLLALPMGVASAIYLHEYARPGLFMRIVRLAINNLAGVPSVVFGLFGMAFFVASRDLGGLGMGVSIAAGSLTLAVLILPVIIGTSEEALRSVPDTYREASLGLGATKWQTIVRVVLPAALPGVLTGSILSISRAAGETAAIMFTAAASYNPRLAGSIFDEVMALPYQIYSLSVSSTDPERTLPLQYGTSLVLITLVLGMNLIAIVLRSKLRKRLTK, from the coding sequence ATGGTACACGATTCCATTGCCGATCAGATCACCGACGACACCGGGCTGAACACCCGGCGCAAGCTGACGCAGGAGTTCTGGTTTTTCCTGTTTCGCATGGCCGTGGTCATCAACGGGCTGGCCCTGTTCATCATCGTCGGCTACATGGTCTATTACGGCCTTCCCGCCATTTCGTGGGATTTTCTCACGGGCCTGCCCACCGAGGGCGGCCTTGCGGGCGGCATCCTGCCCTGCATCATGGGCACCTTCTACCTGAGCATGGGGTCCATGCTGCTGGCCCTGCCCATGGGCGTGGCCTCGGCCATCTATCTGCACGAATACGCGCGCCCCGGCCTGTTCATGCGCATCGTCCGGCTGGCCATCAACAACCTTGCGGGCGTTCCTTCCGTTGTTTTCGGCCTGTTCGGCATGGCCTTTTTCGTGGCCAGCCGCGATCTGGGCGGACTGGGCATGGGCGTTTCCATTGCCGCGGGTTCGCTCACCCTTGCCGTGCTCATCCTGCCGGTGATCATCGGCACCTCCGAAGAAGCGCTGCGCTCGGTGCCCGACACCTACCGCGAGGCATCGCTGGGGCTTGGGGCCACCAAGTGGCAGACCATCGTCAGGGTGGTGCTTCCGGCGGCCCTTCCCGGCGTATTGACCGGCTCCATCCTGTCCATCAGCCGCGCGGCGGGGGAAACCGCGGCCATCATGTTCACGGCCGCGGCCAGTTACAATCCCCGGCTGGCCGGTTCCATTTTCGACGAGGTCATGGCCCTGCCGTACCAGATATATTCCCTGTCCGTGTCCTCCACGGACCCGGAACGGACCCTGCCCCTGCAGTACGGCACCTCGCTGGTGCTCATCACGCTGGTGCTGGGCATGAACCTCATTGCCATCGTGCTGCGCAGCAAGCTGCGCAAGCGGCTGACCAAGTAG
- the cpaB gene encoding Flp pilus assembly protein CpaB yields MSRSSRAIIQIGLALVLSLVAATLIFRWMSSRPVKQAAVPTVPVVVAKMPIKKGSKIPEESLVVRQYAQEAEPAGAVGDFEGLVGRTVAMDVGVNEPVTRSKLVGDKPIGGISAMIAPGKRAMAVKGNMVMGLSGFVHPGDRVDVLVSLTEGREEKPVTKMVLEWVKVLATGTQLDTPTEEGVTASVDVYTLELSPQESERLALASTRGTLHFALRNLVDNATVLTHGETPKSALAAFRPKPKPKKRVRGKKQVSVQVISGADATKVKF; encoded by the coding sequence ATGAGCCGATCTTCTCGCGCAATCATCCAGATAGGCCTTGCCCTCGTGCTTTCGCTGGTGGCGGCCACACTCATCTTCCGCTGGATGAGCAGTCGTCCGGTCAAGCAGGCCGCCGTACCCACAGTGCCCGTGGTGGTGGCCAAGATGCCCATCAAGAAAGGCAGCAAGATCCCCGAGGAGTCCCTTGTCGTGCGTCAGTACGCGCAGGAAGCGGAACCTGCGGGCGCTGTTGGCGATTTCGAGGGGCTGGTTGGCCGCACCGTGGCCATGGACGTGGGCGTGAACGAACCCGTGACCCGTTCCAAGCTGGTGGGCGACAAGCCCATCGGCGGCATCAGCGCCATGATCGCCCCCGGCAAGCGGGCCATGGCCGTCAAAGGCAACATGGTCATGGGGCTTTCCGGTTTCGTGCACCCGGGTGACCGCGTGGACGTGCTGGTTTCGCTCACCGAGGGACGCGAGGAAAAGCCCGTGACCAAGATGGTGCTGGAGTGGGTCAAGGTGCTGGCCACCGGAACCCAGCTGGACACGCCCACCGAGGAAGGCGTGACCGCGTCCGTGGACGTGTACACGTTGGAACTCTCGCCGCAGGAAAGTGAACGTCTGGCATTGGCCTCCACCCGCGGCACCCTGCATTTTGCCCTGCGCAATCTGGTGGACAACGCCACGGTGCTCACGCACGGGGAAACGCCCAAGTCGGCATTGGCCGCATTCCGGCCCAAGCCCAAGCCCAAAAAACGGGTCCGGGGCAAAAAGCAGGTCAGTGTGCAGGTCATCTCCGGCGCGGACGCCACCAAGGTCAAGTTTTAG
- a CDS encoding A24 family peptidase: protein MDIAAAITLLAALAIAVITDLRSQRIPNWLTFPLMLSGLVAHAVANGLDGLLFASAGFGLGLGVMLVPFLLGMMGAGDVKLMAGVGAWLGASTAFAAFIFTCLVGGVYALVVLLRHMDHLKAVLANFRASVFILLSSHRFEYVPVKSERVLPRLCYGVAIAAGTLASMGLAFHRTGLFYAP from the coding sequence ATGGACATTGCCGCCGCCATCACGCTTCTGGCCGCCCTGGCCATAGCCGTCATCACTGATCTGCGCAGCCAGCGCATTCCCAACTGGCTCACGTTTCCGCTCATGCTTTCCGGTCTTGTCGCCCATGCCGTGGCGAACGGGCTGGACGGGCTGCTCTTTGCCTCGGCCGGGTTCGGACTCGGGCTGGGCGTCATGCTGGTTCCGTTTCTGCTGGGCATGATGGGCGCGGGCGATGTCAAGCTCATGGCCGGCGTGGGCGCGTGGCTCGGTGCGAGCACGGCGTTCGCGGCATTCATTTTCACCTGTCTCGTCGGCGGGGTCTATGCCCTGGTGGTTTTGCTCAGGCATATGGATCACCTCAAGGCCGTGCTGGCGAACTTCCGCGCTTCGGTGTTCATTCTCCTGTCCTCCCACCGGTTCGAATACGTTCCCGTGAAGTCCGAAAGGGTTCTGCCCCGGCTGTGCTACGGCGTGGCCATTGCCGCAGGGACCCTGGCATCCATGGGGCTGGCCTTTCATCGCACCGGACTGTTTTACGCCCCGTAG